In Perca flavescens isolate YP-PL-M2 chromosome 7, PFLA_1.0, whole genome shotgun sequence, the following proteins share a genomic window:
- the LOC114558860 gene encoding leucine-rich repeat-containing protein 47, which produces MDDMEEWPEIEKAATEKRRELVFQGPTFDKRISSNGGLASAIYSLTLLNYLEVSQCPSLTEIHEDIQHLTNLQSLILCRNKLVSIPNVVGKLKSLKVLDISVNNLSVLPEGITQLKELNTLNVSCNSLKVLPEGLIQCTKLSTINISKNHITGFPADFYSERMGLLSTLVASDNAIEHLSGDVHKLAALKVLDLSNNKLSEIPSDLSDCSKLKEIHFKGNKLNDKRLEKMVNGCQTKSILDYLRGRGKGRQGEDGGETDGGRKADKGKRQQRKKKEKVADGQDEVEELNKMVVRVLHVSDSPTALTVTVSAEVKDVRPYLVCCVVRGMNLKSGNALKRFLVAQTKLHDDLCGKRTIATIATHDVQLLKAPLMYDVKPPTQLKVVSLGRKEMTAVELIRHLQLEAEELRKQKKRQNVTGLHKYLQLLQGKEMYPCLVDAEGHVISFPPITNSEKTKIKKSTKELFLEVTSAASLQTCKDVMDALIVKMAELNKFTAENREEAGSDGEGEGPQEPAASSETSSQLIVQQVRTVDQDGNLKVVYPSKTDLSNDISNLTVMW; this is translated from the exons ATGGATGACATGGAGGAATGGCCAGAAATAGAGAAAGCAGCGACAGAGAAGAGACGTGAACTGGTTTTCCAGGGTCCAACTTTTGACAAGAGGATTTCCTCTAACGGGGGACTCGCCTCGGCTATCTATTCCCTCACACTGCTGAATTATCTGGAAGTTAGCCAGTGCCCGAGTTTGACAGAAATCCACGAGGACATCCAACATCTGACAAACCTTCAAAGCCTTATCCTTTGCAGGAACAAGCTCGTCTCCATCCCGAATGTCGTCGGTAAACTGAAGTCCCTGAAGgtcctggacatttcagtcaaCAACCTCAGCGTTTTACCAGAGGGAATCACTCAGTTAAAGGAGCTAAACACTCTCAATGTGAGCTGTAACAGCCTAAAGGTCCTGCCAGAGGGACTGATCCAGTGCACCAAGCTCTCCACCATCAACATCTCTAAGAACCACATCACCGGTTTCCCCGCTGATTTCTACTCCGAGAGAATGGGTCTCCTCAGCACACTGGTCGCCTCTGACAACGCCATTGAACATCTGAGTGGAGAtgttcacaagctagctgctcTAAAG GTTCTGGATCTCTCTAACAACAAGCTGAGTGAGATCCCCTCTGACCTGAGCGACTGCTCCAAGCTGAAGGAGATTCACTTCAAAGGCAACAAGTTGAACGACAAACGTCTGGAAAAGATGGTCAACGGCTGCCAGACCAAGTCCATCCTCGACTAcctcagaggaagaggaaaaggaagACAGGGAGAGGACGGAGGTGAGACGGACGGGGGTCGCAAGGCAGACAAGGGGAAAAGGCAGCAGAGGAAAAAGAAGGAGAAGGTGGCAGACGGACAGGACGAGGTGGAGGAACTGAACAAGATGGTGGTGAGGGTTCTCCATGTCTCGGACTCTCCTACAGCTCTCACCGTCACAGTGAGTGCTGAGGTGAAAGATGTTCGACCATACCTGGTGTGCTGCGTGGTCAGAGGCATGAACCTGAAGTCTGGGAACGCACTCAAACGTTTCCTGGTGGCTCAG ACAAAGCTTCATGACGACTTGTGTGGTAAAAGGACCATCGCAACCATTGCAACTCATGATGTGCAGCTTCTCAAAGCTCCCCTGATGTATGATGTCAAACCACCTACCCAGCTGAAG GTTGTGTCGCTGGGTCGGAAGGAGATGACGGCCGTCGAGCTGATAAGACACCTTCAGCTGGAGGCGGAGGAGCTGAGGAAGCAGAAGAAGAGGCAGAATGTCACTGGCCTCCACAA atACCTGCAGCTTCTGCAGGGAAAAGAAATGTATCCCTGCCTAGTGGATGCAGAGGGACATGTGATCTCATTCCCACCTATTACCAACAGTGAGAAAACCAag ATCAAGAAGTCTACCAAAGAGTTGTTCTTGGAGGTGACGAGTGCAGCCAGCCTGCAGACCTGTAAAGATGTTATGGACGCTCTGATTGTA aaaatggcagAGTTGAACAAGTTCACGGCGGAGAATCGGGAGGAGGCGGGGTCAGACGGGGAAGGGGAAGGCCCACAAGAGCCGGCGGCCAGCAGTGAGACCTCCAGCCAGCTGATCGTTCAGCAGGTCCGCACAGTGGACCAGGACGGCAACCTGAAGGTCGTCTACCCGTCGAAGACAGACCTCTCTAATGACATCAGCAACTTGACAGTTATGTGGTAG